A genomic window from Campylobacter concisus includes:
- a CDS encoding NADH-quinone oxidoreductase subunit I, whose translation MSVKITDICISCGSCIDECPVSAIVDDSDNPTGADTYYVYSNKCVECVGYNDEPACASACPTDGCIVWDAVVAGQPSRDQIGADARNGSIPVIQ comes from the coding sequence ATGTCTGTAAAAATAACTGATATATGCATAAGCTGTGGTTCATGTATTGATGAATGCCCAGTTTCAGCTATCGTTGATGATAGCGACAACCCAACTGGAGCAGATACATACTATGTTTATTCAAACAAATGCGTTGAGTGCGTAGGCTACAACGATGAGCCAGCCTGTGCATCCGCCTGTCCAACTGATGGTTGTATTGTATGGGACGCTGTTGTAGCGGGACAACCTTCACGCGATCAGATCGGTGCTGATGCACGCAATGGTTCTATTCCAGTTATTCAATAA
- the ndk gene encoding nucleoside-diphosphate kinase produces MQRTLSIIKPDAVKKNVVGKIIDRFESNGLRIAAAKKIQLSKCDAKAFYAVHKDRPFFNDLVEFMISGPVVVMVLEGENAVAKNRELMGATNPKEATPGTIRADFADSIDANAVHGSDSLENAVNEINFFFASREIC; encoded by the coding sequence ATGCAAAGAACACTTTCTATTATTAAGCCTGATGCTGTTAAGAAAAATGTTGTTGGAAAGATTATAGATAGATTCGAAAGTAATGGCTTAAGGATCGCAGCTGCAAAGAAAATCCAACTTAGCAAATGCGATGCAAAAGCATTTTACGCTGTTCATAAAGATAGACCATTTTTTAATGATTTGGTTGAATTTATGATTAGTGGACCAGTTGTGGTTATGGTACTTGAAGGTGAAAATGCTGTTGCTAAAAACCGTGAGCTTATGGGTGCTACCAACCCAAAAGAAGCAACTCCTGGTACTATAAGGGCTGATTTTGCCGATAGCATTGATGCAAATGCAGTTCACGGAAGTGATAGTCTAGAAAATGCTGTGAATGAAATAAATTTCTTTTTTGCTTCAAGAGAAATTTGCTAA
- the rpmF gene encoding 50S ribosomal protein L32 — protein MAVPKRRVSHSRAAKRRTHYKVTLPVPVKDKDGSWKMPHRINKTTGEY, from the coding sequence ATGGCAGTACCAAAGCGAAGAGTGAGTCATTCTCGTGCAGCAAAACGCAGAACACATTATAAAGTTACACTTCCAGTACCTGTAAAAGACAAAGATGGTTCTTGGAAAATGCCTCACCGCATAAACAAAACTACAGGTGAATATTAA
- the plsX gene encoding phosphate acyltransferase PlsX, which translates to MIRIAIDAMGGDFGADPIISGVIDALKETKFKAVLVGDSNVIKPLIPQSYLKNIEFLEASEVISMADGATDALKRKDSTIYKAIELLKNKEVDAVVSAGHSGATMSLATLRIGRLKNISRPAIATLMPNSKESATLVLDVGANVDCRSEHLFQFAIMGEAYAKEILGRKEPKVGLLSNGEEESKGNEVSKEAFKLVSRLDSFVGNAEGNQIFDGSIDVMVCDGFMGNILLKTSEGVADAIGKIIKKQIKKSPLAIAGSVLMRKVFKTLKKQVSYDEYGGAPLLGVNGCVIISHGKSNSKAIKNAIFQAIKFANSNINKVIEEELSHFAR; encoded by the coding sequence ATGATTCGCATTGCTATCGATGCTATGGGTGGTGATTTTGGTGCAGATCCTATAATATCTGGTGTTATTGATGCACTAAAAGAGACAAAATTTAAAGCTGTATTAGTTGGCGATAGCAATGTCATCAAACCACTCATTCCACAGTCTTATTTAAAAAATATCGAATTTTTAGAAGCTAGCGAAGTTATCTCAATGGCAGATGGCGCAACTGATGCGCTTAAAAGAAAAGATAGTACGATCTACAAAGCAATTGAGCTCTTAAAAAATAAGGAAGTTGATGCTGTAGTTTCTGCTGGTCATAGTGGTGCAACTATGAGCTTAGCTACTCTAAGAATTGGTAGACTAAAAAATATTTCTCGTCCAGCAATTGCAACACTTATGCCAAATTCAAAAGAATCTGCGACTTTGGTTTTAGATGTTGGTGCAAATGTTGATTGCAGAAGCGAGCATTTGTTTCAATTTGCCATAATGGGTGAAGCCTATGCAAAAGAAATTTTAGGTAGAAAAGAACCAAAAGTTGGTCTTTTATCAAATGGTGAAGAAGAAAGCAAAGGTAATGAAGTTAGCAAAGAAGCATTTAAATTAGTTTCTAGACTTGATAGCTTTGTTGGCAATGCAGAAGGTAATCAAATTTTTGATGGCAGTATAGACGTAATGGTTTGTGATGGTTTTATGGGAAATATTCTTTTAAAAACTAGCGAAGGCGTTGCAGATGCTATAGGTAAAATTATCAAAAAACAAATTAAAAAATCACCTCTTGCTATAGCTGGCTCTGTACTCATGAGAAAAGTTTTTAAGACACTTAAAAAGCAGGTTAGCTATGACGAATATGGCGGCGCACCGCTTCTTGGCGTAAATGGTTGCGTTATCATAAGTCATGGTAAAAGTAATTCAAAAGCTATAAAAAATGCAATTTTTCAAGCAATAAAATTTGCTAATTCAAATATAAATAAAGTTATCGAAGAAGAACTTTCGCACTTTGCAAGGTAA
- a CDS encoding beta-ketoacyl-ACP synthase III, translating to MPKASLISIASYIPEKILTNFDFEKMVETSDEWIVKRTGIEQRHIATNETTSDLGTKAGELAIKRSGLDKSQIDAIICATISPDHLCMPSTACKIAANLGLNYGVTAFDISAACTGFIYLLELANSLIVSGAKKNVLIIGAEKLSSIVDYTDRSTCILFGDGAGAAVISSGNENEIIDIHTASDGKQAELLITPGCGSVFPASEETLKNRLNFIHMSGNEVFKIAVQTLSKSVIEILHANKMQSEDIDFFIPHQANIRIIDAVKNRLNFKDEQCVLTVAKYGNTSSASIPMAMNDAYEDGRIKNGSVLLLDAFGGGFTWGSAILKFGGKNFSDLQ from the coding sequence ATGCCAAAAGCTTCACTGATTTCTATCGCTTCTTACATTCCAGAAAAAATTTTAACAAATTTTGACTTTGAGAAAATGGTTGAAACAAGTGATGAATGGATAGTAAAGCGAACAGGTATCGAGCAAAGGCATATTGCAACTAACGAAACAACAAGTGACCTTGGTACAAAAGCTGGTGAATTAGCCATAAAACGCTCAGGACTTGACAAATCTCAAATAGATGCAATCATCTGTGCTACAATATCTCCAGATCATCTTTGTATGCCTTCTACTGCTTGCAAAATAGCTGCAAATTTGGGTTTAAACTATGGAGTTACAGCATTTGATATAAGTGCGGCTTGTACAGGTTTTATTTATCTTTTAGAGCTTGCAAATTCTCTCATTGTTAGCGGTGCCAAAAAAAATGTATTAATTATCGGAGCCGAAAAATTAAGCTCTATTGTTGACTATACAGATAGAAGCACTTGTATACTATTTGGTGATGGAGCAGGTGCAGCTGTAATTAGTAGTGGCAATGAAAATGAGATCATCGATATCCATACAGCAAGTGACGGTAAGCAAGCTGAACTTTTAATAACTCCAGGATGCGGGAGTGTATTTCCAGCCAGCGAGGAAACACTAAAAAATAGACTAAATTTCATCCATATGAGTGGAAATGAAGTTTTTAAAATAGCAGTTCAAACACTTAGCAAAAGCGTAATAGAAATTCTGCATGCAAATAAAATGCAAAGCGAAGATATCGATTTTTTTATACCTCATCAAGCAAATATAAGAATAATAGATGCAGTAAAAAATAGATTAAATTTTAAGGATGAGCAGTGTGTCTTAACTGTTGCTAAATATGGCAATACAAGCTCTGCTTCAATTCCGATGGCTATGAATGATGCCTATGAAGACGGCCGCATCAAAAATGGTTCAGTTTTACTTCTTGATGCATTTGGTGGCGGTTTTACATGGGGATCAGCGATTCTAAAATTTGGTGGAAAAAATTTTAGCGACTTACAATAA
- a CDS encoding peroxiredoxin, translated as MLVTKKAPDFTAAAVLGNNQIVNDFNLYKNIGEKGAVVFFYPMDFTFVCPSEIIAFDKRYDEFKSRGIEVIAVSCDNQFSHFAWKETPVNKGGIGKVRFPIVADMTKSIARGFDVLLEDAGVALRGSFLLDKDGTVRHAVINDLPLGRNIDEMIRMVDTMLFTNEHGEVCPAGWNKGDAGMKPSTEGVADYLSHNESKL; from the coding sequence ATGTTAGTAACAAAAAAAGCACCTGATTTTACAGCTGCAGCAGTTTTAGGAAATAATCAAATTGTAAATGATTTTAATCTTTATAAAAATATTGGCGAGAAAGGCGCGGTTGTATTTTTCTATCCAATGGACTTTACTTTTGTTTGCCCAAGCGAAATTATCGCATTTGACAAAAGATATGACGAGTTCAAGTCACGTGGTATCGAAGTTATCGCGGTTTCATGCGACAACCAATTCTCACATTTTGCATGGAAAGAGACTCCAGTAAACAAAGGCGGTATTGGCAAAGTTCGCTTCCCTATCGTAGCTGATATGACAAAATCAATCGCTCGCGGATTTGACGTACTTCTAGAAGATGCTGGTGTAGCACTTCGTGGCTCATTCTTACTAGATAAAGATGGCACTGTTCGCCATGCAGTTATCAACGATCTTCCACTTGGCAGAAACATCGATGAGATGATAAGAATGGTTGATACTATGCTATTTACAAATGAGCACGGCGAAGTTTGCCCAGCTGGCTGGAATAAAGGTGATGCTGGCATGAAACCAAGCACTGAAGGTGTTGCCGACTACCTTTCACACAACGAAAGCAAACTATAA
- a CDS encoding PilZ domain-containing protein: MDFKGRQELVINCEDSILKLRDKFIDDGIKFCRQLTFIVPHDQVKICLENIFDTLLIQKPNATQLQDDLNILIPKSNARDELINFLLLNLTLNFSHSCDNSTFVGYFVNAVSRIKEILCGAKDQQETNVKDMIETGTFFYEDPINTFTRMKKAKVRPELLNLYDGLNIKYEAEILEVKEDSVVFRVDMMQILAMKQDGKGFILPNSFFSKPLCADIINYNITDKSVTFSNFSLNTTMYAYKRKFQRILPNRFTKTIIKGKQDKIEGSLYDVSEGGISVLSSQSANFKDNEELEVNFDLLMSEKIVKRVSLRLKLVTEITYKGYIRYCMKLIDDDETIKDFTQKRIKETLDELRSRINLYE; this comes from the coding sequence ATGGATTTTAAAGGCAGGCAAGAGCTTGTAATAAATTGCGAAGATAGCATACTTAAATTAAGAGATAAATTTATCGACGATGGTATCAAATTTTGTAGACAGCTAACATTTATCGTACCGCACGATCAGGTAAAAATTTGTCTTGAAAACATCTTTGATACACTGCTTATTCAAAAGCCAAATGCTACGCAGCTACAAGATGATTTAAATATTCTAATACCAAAATCAAACGCAAGAGACGAATTAATAAATTTCCTACTTTTAAATTTGACTTTAAATTTTAGTCACTCTTGCGACAATAGCACCTTCGTAGGTTATTTCGTAAATGCCGTTTCAAGAATCAAAGAAATTTTATGTGGTGCCAAAGACCAGCAAGAAACAAATGTAAAAGACATGATTGAAACCGGAACATTTTTTTATGAAGATCCGATCAATACATTCACTCGCATGAAAAAAGCCAAGGTAAGGCCAGAGCTTTTAAATTTATATGATGGACTAAATATAAAATATGAGGCTGAAATTTTAGAAGTTAAAGAAGATAGTGTCGTTTTTCGCGTGGATATGATGCAAATTTTAGCTATGAAGCAAGACGGCAAAGGTTTTATTTTGCCAAATAGCTTTTTCTCAAAGCCTTTGTGTGCAGATATCATAAATTATAATATAACAGATAAAAGTGTTACTTTTTCAAATTTCTCGCTAAATACAACAATGTATGCGTACAAAAGAAAATTCCAACGTATTTTACCAAATCGTTTTACTAAAACTATTATCAAAGGCAAACAAGACAAGATCGAAGGTAGCCTTTATGATGTTTCCGAAGGCGGCATAAGTGTATTAAGTTCACAATCTGCAAATTTTAAAGATAACGAAGAATTAGAAGTCAATTTTGATCTCTTGATGTCTGAAAAAATAGTAAAAAGAGTTTCTTTAAGGCTAAAATTAGTTACTGAAATAACCTATAAAGGTTACATTAGATACTGTATGAAACTCATTGATGATGATGAAACGATAAAAGATTTTACGCAAAAGCGCATAAAAGAGACGCTTGACGAGCTTCGCTCACGTATAAATTTATACGAATAA
- a CDS encoding helicase HerA domain-containing protein gives MKTIQENLKLFYIGLKDKEPFFYKNKDLTTHAAIIGMTGSGKTGLGITLLEEACIDNIPSIIIDPKGDITNLALTFPQMRPEDFLPYIDEAEVANKGQSVEEFAAAQAELWKNGIESSFQDLERVKILKESASFNIYTPKSSAGIGVALLSDFACPNINDEEIFSNYINSLAASVLSLVGINSEDMNSKEQLLISTIFDTKFKEQKDVSIEELINFIANPPFKKIGVFDVDTFYPSSERLKLAMKINALIASPSFKGWTQGIRLEISKMLFDENGKAKCNIFTISHLNDAERMFFVTLLLNEIIAWMRGTEGTSSLRAILYMDEIFGFFPPNANPPSKMPMLTLLKQARAFGLGCVLSTQNPVDLDYKGLSNIGTWFIGRLQTAQDKARVIGGLSGISGSNLDKASLENLISNLAKRNFLVKNINEDGLSVISTRWALSYLKGPLSREQISNLMKEQKENLSDTRIDKSEMKFSIKPIISNEITQLYANSKSLTPNLFASAKVRIYDAKKGIDSVYEISYLYELSENDKEPNWSEASEGMHVDASENEPSDASFAAVPNFILKAKNFDNIQKDFKEYLYRNFKFNTFEALGIYSKKNETKEQFYIRLQDKCNEILEEQTAKLTAKFEKERKSLQDKLNKALTKLDKEQKEMTTSGLDAAINIGASILGAIFGNKLLSRQNAGKIASSARSANRVLKERSDVKLSEQSVNDINLAISELEEKFAQECDALKEANDIKNININEIQISPKKSDIYDEKVVLLWR, from the coding sequence GTGAAAACCATACAAGAAAATTTAAAACTTTTTTACATCGGACTAAAAGATAAAGAGCCATTTTTTTATAAAAACAAGGACTTAACCACTCACGCAGCCATTATCGGTATGACTGGTAGCGGCAAAACAGGCCTTGGCATCACGCTTTTAGAAGAGGCCTGCATAGACAATATCCCTTCCATTATCATCGATCCAAAGGGCGATATCACAAATTTGGCCCTCACCTTTCCGCAGATGAGGCCGGAGGATTTTTTACCATACATAGATGAAGCAGAAGTAGCTAATAAAGGTCAAAGTGTAGAGGAATTTGCCGCTGCTCAAGCCGAGCTTTGGAAAAACGGCATAGAGTCGAGTTTTCAAGATCTTGAGCGAGTAAAAATTTTAAAAGAGAGCGCTAGCTTTAACATCTACACCCCAAAAAGCTCAGCTGGTATAGGCGTGGCGCTACTTAGCGACTTTGCCTGCCCAAATATCAATGACGAAGAAATTTTTAGCAACTATATAAATTCGCTCGCGGCCTCGGTATTATCTCTTGTAGGTATAAATTCCGAGGACATGAATTCAAAAGAACAGCTTCTCATCTCAACCATATTTGATACTAAATTTAAAGAGCAAAAAGATGTCAGCATCGAAGAGCTCATAAATTTCATCGCAAATCCGCCTTTTAAAAAGATAGGCGTTTTTGACGTCGATACATTCTATCCAAGCAGTGAGCGCCTAAAGCTTGCCATGAAAATAAACGCTCTCATCGCAAGCCCAAGTTTTAAAGGTTGGACTCAAGGCATTAGACTAGAAATTTCAAAGATGCTCTTTGACGAAAACGGCAAAGCAAAGTGCAATATCTTTACGATCTCACACCTAAATGACGCTGAGAGGATGTTTTTTGTCACCCTTTTACTAAACGAGATCATCGCGTGGATGCGCGGCACCGAGGGCACAAGCTCACTTAGAGCGATCCTTTATATGGATGAAATTTTTGGCTTTTTTCCGCCAAACGCAAATCCGCCATCAAAAATGCCTATGCTCACACTTTTAAAGCAAGCTCGTGCATTTGGTCTTGGCTGCGTATTAAGCACGCAAAACCCAGTAGATCTTGACTACAAAGGCCTTAGCAACATCGGCACTTGGTTCATCGGCCGCCTCCAAACAGCCCAGGACAAAGCACGCGTTATAGGTGGACTAAGTGGTATCTCTGGCTCAAACCTAGATAAAGCCTCGCTTGAAAATCTCATATCAAATTTGGCAAAGAGAAATTTTTTAGTTAAAAATATAAACGAAGACGGACTAAGTGTCATCTCCACGCGCTGGGCACTTAGCTATCTAAAAGGCCCGCTAAGCCGTGAGCAAATTTCAAATTTGATGAAAGAGCAAAAAGAAAATTTATCTGATACAAGGATCGATAAAAGTGAGATGAAATTTAGTATAAAGCCCATAATCTCAAATGAAATAACGCAACTTTATGCTAACTCAAAAAGCCTCACGCCAAATTTATTTGCAAGTGCGAAGGTAAGAATTTATGACGCCAAAAAGGGCATCGATAGCGTTTATGAAATAAGCTACCTTTACGAGCTTAGCGAAAATGACAAAGAGCCAAACTGGAGCGAGGCTAGCGAAGGCATGCACGTTGATGCAAGCGAAAATGAGCCAAGTGACGCAAGCTTTGCAGCTGTGCCAAATTTCATCTTAAAAGCTAAAAATTTTGACAATATCCAAAAAGATTTTAAAGAATATCTGTATAGAAATTTCAAATTTAACACCTTTGAAGCATTGGGAATTTATTCAAAAAAAAATGAAACAAAGGAGCAGTTTTATATCAGGCTTCAAGATAAGTGCAATGAAATTTTAGAAGAACAAACTGCAAAACTCACAGCAAAATTTGAAAAAGAACGAAAAAGCTTACAAGATAAGCTAAACAAGGCTCTAACAAAGCTTGATAAAGAGCAAAAAGAGATGACCACAAGTGGGCTTGATGCTGCCATAAATATAGGCGCTAGCATACTTGGAGCGATATTTGGCAACAAGCTTTTATCTCGTCAAAATGCGGGTAAAATCGCATCGAGTGCAAGAAGCGCAAATAGAGTCTTAAAAGAAAGAAGTGATGTAAAACTTAGCGAGCAAAGCGTAAATGATATAAATTTAGCTATAAGCGAACTTGAAGAGAAATTTGCACAAGAGTGCGATGCGTTAAAAGAAGCAAACGATATAAAAAATATCAACATAAATGAAATACAAATTTCACCAAAGAAAAGCGATATCTATGACGAAAAGGTCGTACTTTTGTGGAGATGA